In one Parvibaculum sp. genomic region, the following are encoded:
- the mutL gene encoding DNA mismatch repair endonuclease MutL, whose protein sequence is MSRIRRLSEGTINRIAAGEVVERPASAVKELVENALDAGARHIDIAIDGGGRDLIRIADDGFGMSAEELALAVERHATSKLGIDGEGREDLHNIATLGFRGEALPSIGAVARLAIVSRPRDGASAHRISVEGGHVGAVEPAPGKPGTVVEVRDLFYATPARLKFMKSERAEALAVSDVVKRLAMANAETGFALTSGGRVLLRLEPELPGASGRLARLGAIMGRDFAENALAIDALREGVALSGFAGLPTYNHGTAQMQFLFVNGRPVRDKLIVGAVRGAYADFLARDRHPAVALFVDIDPADVDVNVHPAKAEVRFRDAGLVRGLIVGALKHALAGAGHRASTTVAGATLDALRPAAAPAYAAPGAHASRGFAESGSTWQGAFADLGGHTARVDIAPADAAPDVARPLGVARGQLHETYVVAQTADGIVIVDQHAAHERLVYERMKKAMETRGVARQLLLIPEVVELDEAEAARLAARAGELAELGFVLEAFGAGAVVVREVPAIFGKLDVAGLVRDLADDLSELDEALSLKERLEEVCGTIACHGSVRAGRRLTAEEMNALLREMEETPHSGQCNHGRPTYVELKLADIERLFGRR, encoded by the coding sequence ATGAGCCGCATCCGCCGCCTGAGCGAAGGAACGATCAACCGCATCGCCGCCGGCGAGGTGGTGGAGCGGCCGGCCAGCGCGGTGAAGGAACTGGTAGAAAACGCGCTGGACGCCGGCGCCCGCCACATCGACATCGCCATCGACGGCGGCGGCCGCGACCTGATCCGCATTGCCGATGACGGCTTCGGCATGAGCGCGGAAGAGCTGGCGCTTGCGGTCGAGCGTCACGCAACATCGAAACTCGGCATCGACGGCGAGGGCCGCGAGGACCTCCACAACATTGCAACCCTCGGCTTTCGCGGCGAGGCGCTGCCGTCGATCGGCGCGGTCGCCCGCCTCGCGATCGTCAGCCGCCCGCGCGACGGCGCGAGTGCGCACCGCATTTCGGTCGAGGGCGGTCATGTCGGCGCGGTCGAGCCGGCGCCGGGCAAGCCCGGCACCGTCGTCGAGGTGCGCGACCTCTTTTATGCGACGCCCGCCCGCCTCAAATTCATGAAAAGCGAGCGCGCCGAGGCGCTTGCCGTGTCGGACGTCGTGAAGCGGCTCGCCATGGCGAATGCCGAAACGGGCTTCGCGCTGACAAGCGGCGGGCGCGTCTTGTTGCGGCTTGAGCCTGAACTACCGGGCGCAAGTGGCCGCCTTGCGCGGCTTGGCGCGATCATGGGCCGCGACTTTGCTGAAAACGCGCTGGCGATCGACGCGCTGCGCGAAGGCGTCGCGTTGTCGGGTTTCGCCGGACTGCCGACCTATAATCACGGCACGGCGCAGATGCAGTTTCTGTTCGTCAATGGCCGTCCGGTGCGCGACAAGCTGATCGTCGGCGCGGTGCGCGGCGCCTATGCCGATTTCCTGGCCCGCGACCGGCATCCGGCGGTGGCGCTTTTTGTCGACATCGATCCGGCGGATGTCGATGTCAATGTGCATCCGGCCAAGGCCGAAGTGCGTTTCCGCGACGCCGGTCTCGTGCGCGGCCTGATCGTCGGCGCGCTGAAACACGCATTGGCGGGCGCCGGCCATCGCGCCTCGACCACCGTCGCGGGCGCGACGCTGGATGCGCTTCGCCCTGCCGCCGCCCCGGCATACGCCGCACCCGGTGCGCATGCGTCGCGCGGCTTCGCCGAAAGCGGCAGCACCTGGCAGGGCGCCTTCGCCGATCTCGGCGGCCACACGGCCCGCGTCGACATCGCACCCGCCGATGCCGCGCCGGATGTTGCCCGTCCGCTCGGCGTCGCGCGCGGCCAGCTTCACGAAACCTATGTCGTGGCGCAAACGGCGGACGGCATCGTCATCGTCGATCAGCATGCAGCCCATGAACGTCTGGTCTATGAGCGCATGAAAAAGGCGATGGAAACGCGCGGCGTCGCGCGTCAGCTGCTGCTGATCCCCGAAGTGGTCGAACTCGACGAGGCCGAGGCGGCGCGCCTTGCCGCGCGCGCCGGCGAACTTGCCGAACTCGGCTTTGTGCTCGAAGCGTTCGGCGCCGGCGCCGTCGTGGTGCGCGAGGTGCCGGCGATCTTCGGCAAGCTCGATGTCGCAGGTCTCGTGCGCGATCTGGCCGACGATCTTTCGGAGCTTGATGAAGCGCTGTCGCTGAAGGAACGGCTGGAAGAGGTTTGCGGCACCATCGCCTGTCACGGTTCGGTGCGCGCCGGCCGCCGCCTTACCGCCGAGGAAATGAATGCGCTGCTGCGCGAAATGGAAGAGACGCCGCATTCGGGCCAGTGCAATCACGGCCGCCCGACCTATGTCGAGCTGAAGCTCGCCGATATCGAACGCCTATTTGGCCGCCGCTGA
- a CDS encoding pyrimidine 5'-nucleotidase, with product MIEPRIPPSSAPRAPAPAADFSHIETWVFDLDNTLYPPACDLFAQVDQRMTAFIGDFLGVDAQEARRIQKDFYVEHGTTLSGLMKVHGLEPAAFLQFVHDIDVSAVAPDAALGTAIGRLPGRKLIFTNGSTAHAENVVRQLGIADVFDGIYDIVTARYEPKPRRGAYERLIEASGFDPASAAMFEDIARNLEAPHALGMTTVWVRPGAPGPERHQQISHEGADGDHVHHVTDDLRGFLEALTPAVSAAAK from the coding sequence ATGATCGAGCCCCGGATTCCGCCCTCTTCTGCCCCGCGCGCGCCAGCACCGGCGGCGGACTTTTCCCATATCGAGACATGGGTGTTCGACCTCGACAACACGCTCTATCCGCCGGCCTGCGATCTCTTCGCGCAGGTCGACCAGCGAATGACAGCCTTTATCGGGGATTTTCTGGGGGTCGACGCGCAGGAGGCGCGGCGTATCCAGAAAGATTTCTATGTCGAGCACGGCACGACGCTTTCGGGCCTGATGAAGGTTCACGGGCTTGAGCCGGCGGCGTTCCTGCAATTCGTGCACGATATCGACGTGTCGGCGGTGGCGCCGGACGCGGCACTCGGCACCGCGATCGGCCGGTTGCCGGGCCGCAAGCTGATCTTCACCAATGGCTCCACGGCGCATGCCGAGAACGTGGTCCGGCAGCTCGGCATCGCGGATGTCTTCGACGGGATCTACGACATCGTGACCGCGCGCTACGAGCCGAAGCCGCGGCGCGGCGCCTATGAACGCCTGATCGAAGCGAGCGGTTTCGACCCGGCGTCGGCTGCGATGTTCGAGGACATTGCGCGCAATCTCGAGGCGCCGCATGCGCTTGGCATGACGACGGTTTGGGTGAGGCCGGGCGCACCCGGCCCGGAGCGCCACCAGCAGATTTCGCATGAGGGCGCGGACGGGGATCATGTCCATCACGTGACCGACGATCTCCGGGGATTTCTCGAAGCGCTGACGCCGGCGGTTTCAGCGGCGGCCAAATAG